The genomic DNA CGGAAACTGCATTGCCCTCTTTGTCTAAGATAGAAAGATGCGTGGTCTGCGTGCTTTCCTGATTGGGGTTGATGATTTTCCCTACTTCGGCGCTTGGTGTTGCTTGGTTTTTATTAAAAGTCTGCCATCTTTTTCTCAAATACGCATCGGAAGTTAAGAACTCCGTTTGGTCTTTGATAAAGTCTGGATCGCCCATATATTCCGCCCTATCGGCATAGGCACGGCGCTCTGCCTCCACCATAATTTGCACCGCTTCAGGCGCGTTGGGCTGATAGTTTTCAAGATTTTCAAAAGCTGCCATCTTCAGCATCTGGGCGAGGAGCGGTCCTCCACTGGAGGGCAAAGGCATCGAGACAATCTGATGCCCTTTATAGTCAAAGGTGAGGGGCTTCCGCGTTTTTACACGGTAGTTTTTCAAATCTTCAAGGGTGATAATACCATTGCCGCGCTTCATTTCCTCTACGATGAGGCGTGCGGTCTCTCCTTCATAGAAGCCTTTCAGTCCGAATTGCTGTATCCGCTTTAAGGTCTTAGCCAAATCCTTTTGGATGAGAAGGTCACCCGCTTTCCAAGGGGTATCTTTCACAAAGACGATAGCATTTTGGTTATGTTTGATAAACGCCTCTCGCTCTTGGTTAAGGAGTTGCGCCTCTTTCTCAGTGATGGCAAATCCTTTTTCTGCGAGGTCTATTGCAGGCTGTATTAGGGCTTTCATAGGAAGCTTAGCGTGCTTTAGAATTTCATAAAAGCCAGCCACAGAACCTGGAACACCTACTGCAAGGCGACCATTTTGAGACAGGTCTGTATCCGCCTTGCCCTGAGCATCAAGATACATATCCCGATTAGCCTTTTTAGGGGCTACCTCTCGGAAATCTATCGCCAGTTGCTCGCCATTGGCTTTGGTTGCCACTAAAAAGCCACCACCACCGATGTTTCCTGCCTGAGGATAGACTACCGCTAAGGCATATTGCGTTGCAATGGCAGCATCAAACGCATTACCGCCCTGCCGAATGACCTGAACGCCTGCCGCACTTGCTAAAGGGTGAGCAGAGACTACTACAGACTTATTTTTGGTCTGTATATTCTTTACGATGTTATAATCGGTGAACTGTGCCGAAACCACGCCCGACATCACCACGAGTAAAAGACTTATTTTCTTCATTATGTGTTAATTGTTATTGTTATCATTCTGTTTTATATCACGGATGAAAGCTCTGGCCCTCGTTTCCCAGTCTGGGTGATCTAATAAGAGCTTTACGAAAGCCGTGCCAATGATACCGCCGCTGGCATCTGCCGTTACGCTATCAAAGTCGGCTTTATTCTTAATGCCAAAGCCTATCATCACAGGGTTGGTGAGCGATAGGTTGGCTAATCTTTTCAGGTAGGCATCATTTTTTACCACTTTGGTGGCGTTCCCTGTTGTAGAGGAGGAGCTCACAGCGTAGAGGAAGCCAGAACTTAGGCTATCCAAATAGAGCATCCGCTCATCGGAAGTTTCTGGCGTTACCAAGAAGCTGAAGTGGAGCCCATATTGTTTTAAAATCTTCTGATATTTCTTCTCAAACTCTATTGGGGGAAGATCTGGAATGATCAAGCCGTAGATGCCTGCCTCTTGGCACTTTTGGCAAAACGCCTCAAAGCCGAACGATAGCACAGGATTAATGTATCCCATCAAAATGATAGGGATTTTGACTTCATCTTTTATAGTGATGAGCTGTTGGAAGAGCTTGTCTATGCTCATACCATTAGCTAATGCCTTTTGGTGGGCTTGTTGGATCACTTCGCCATCCGCCACGGGGTCACTGTAGGGCATTCCAATTTCTATGAAATCGGCGCCTTCCTCTTGAATAAGGCGGATAAGAGTTGCGGTATCATCTAAGCTGGGAATGCCAGCGGTAAAGTAGATATTGAGTTTCTTCATACGGGGTTAGGATTTAAGGGTTTTCTCTATGCGGCGGTCTGGGCACAGCCATAGGATAGCAACTACTGTATAGCAAGCCATACCAATGATTGGGGCGAAATAAGACCCCAACAAGCCAACAATATAGAGCGAAATGGAAGTATATTCTTTGGTTCTACTTTTGAGGGCTTGCTCTATTTTGGAGCCTTTGCCCTCTACTTTTAGCGTGGACCGCTCTAAGGCGATGTAACCGAACGCACAGAACAAAAGATTGATGCCATAGAGCGTTACAGGGTTCTTATCGAAATGGTTCTCGCCCATCCAAGCAGTAGTAAAAGGCACTAAGGAAAGGGCAAAGAGCAATAAGAGGTTCGCCCAGAGCACTGTACCGTTGATTTTCTCTATCGCTTGGAAGAGGTGGTGGTGATTATTCCAATAAATGCCAATATAAATAAAGCTAAGGATATAAGACAAGAACTTAGGAACCACAGGCATTAAGGATTGGAAGTCTGCCCCCTCTGGCGCCTTCATCTCTAAGACCATAATGGTAATCACAATAGCTAAAACGCCATCACTAAACGCTTCTAATCTGGAAGTGGTCATACAATATACGTTAGTTAATCAATAAACAAAGATAGGCATTCCTTTTGACAAATCAGAAATTCATCAAAGGTTGCCTGCTTTTCATCACGAGAGGTTAGGGCATCATTTTGAGGTAGGTTTCCATATCTTTATCCCCTCTGCCACTCAAACAAAGCACCACGATATCCGTCGGCTTGAATACTTTTTGATCTAAGACCGCCAAGGCGTGGGCACTCTCTAATGCAGGGATGATGCCTTCCTTTTGGGTCAGGTTAAATGCTGCTTGGAGCGCTTGCTCATCATCAATGCTGATGAATTCCGCTCGCCCTTCTTTAAATAAATGCGCGTGCATAGGGCCTATCCCTGGATAGTCTAAACCTGCCGAGATAGAGTAAGGCTCTATGACCTGTCCATCTTGGGTTTGCATCACTAAGCTTTGGCTGCCATGCAGTACGCCAATGGTGCCGAGGGCTGTGGTAGCCGCTGTTTCTCCAGAGGTAATGCCTTTACCGCCTGCTTCTGCAGCGATGAGGGTCACGCGCTCATCATTGGCGTAGTGGTAGAAGGTGCCAGCCGCATTGCTGCCACCACCCACGCAAGCGATGAGATAATCAGGATAATCTCTATCCAATTGCTCCACCAACTGGGCTTTAATCTCCTCTGAGATTACGCTTTGGAACCTTGCCACCATATCTGGGAACGGATGGGGCCCCACCACACTCCCAATAATATAATGTGTTGTGGTAGGGTGGTTAATCCAGTCCCTTAGGGC from Riemerella columbina includes the following:
- the trpA gene encoding tryptophan synthase subunit alpha, translating into MKKLNIYFTAGIPSLDDTATLIRLIQEEGADFIEIGMPYSDPVADGEVIQQAHQKALANGMSIDKLFQQLITIKDEVKIPIILMGYINPVLSFGFEAFCQKCQEAGIYGLIIPDLPPIEFEKKYQKILKQYGLHFSFLVTPETSDERMLYLDSLSSGFLYAVSSSSTTGNATKVVKNDAYLKRLANLSLTNPVMIGFGIKNKADFDSVTADASGGIIGTAFVKLLLDHPDWETRARAFIRDIKQNDNNNN
- the ggt gene encoding gamma-glutamyltransferase codes for the protein MKKISLLLVVMSGVVSAQFTDYNIVKNIQTKNKSVVVSAHPLASAAGVQVIRQGGNAFDAAIATQYALAVVYPQAGNIGGGGFLVATKANGEQLAIDFREVAPKKANRDMYLDAQGKADTDLSQNGRLAVGVPGSVAGFYEILKHAKLPMKALIQPAIDLAEKGFAITEKEAQLLNQEREAFIKHNQNAIVFVKDTPWKAGDLLIQKDLAKTLKRIQQFGLKGFYEGETARLIVEEMKRGNGIITLEDLKNYRVKTRKPLTFDYKGHQIVSMPLPSSGGPLLAQMLKMAAFENLENYQPNAPEAVQIMVEAERRAYADRAEYMGDPDFIKDQTEFLTSDAYLRKRWQTFNKNQATPSAEVGKIINPNQESTQTTHLSILDKEGNAVSVTTTLNGYYGSKVVVSGAGFFLNNEMDDFSIKPGVPNMFGAVGGEANAIQAGKRMLSSMAPTVVLKNNKAYMVVGTPGGTTIPTSVFQAIVDVIDFKISPNLAVNLPKFHQQWLPEYVSVEKDFPRETIKALEKKGYQFKVRGAIGKTEMIVADEAGNITAIADNRGDDAVAVE
- the trpB gene encoding tryptophan synthase subunit beta; its protein translation is MNFKNPDLNGYYGEFGGAFIPEMLYPNVAELQAEYLNIINSADFKEEYQNLLKNYVGRATPLYFAPRLSQQYQTNIYLKREDLNHTGAHKINNALGQALLAKKLGKHRIIAETGAGQHGVATATACALLGLDCTIYMGAVDIARQAPNVARMKMLGAKVVPANSGSQTLKDAVNEALRDWINHPTTTHYIIGSVVGPHPFPDMVARFQSVISEEIKAQLVEQLDRDYPDYLIACVGGGSNAAGTFYHYANDERVTLIAAEAGGKGITSGETAATTALGTIGVLHGSQSLVMQTQDGQVIEPYSISAGLDYPGIGPMHAHLFKEGRAEFISIDDEQALQAAFNLTQKEGIIPALESAHALAVLDQKVFKPTDIVVLCLSGRGDKDMETYLKMMP
- a CDS encoding TMEM175 family protein, with the protein product MTTSRLEAFSDGVLAIVITIMVLEMKAPEGADFQSLMPVVPKFLSYILSFIYIGIYWNNHHHLFQAIEKINGTVLWANLLLLFALSLVPFTTAWMGENHFDKNPVTLYGINLLFCAFGYIALERSTLKVEGKGSKIEQALKSRTKEYTSISLYIVGLLGSYFAPIIGMACYTVVAILWLCPDRRIEKTLKS